In one window of bacterium DNA:
- a CDS encoding alanine--glyoxylate aminotransferase family protein — protein sequence MHKKLFIPGPTEVRPELLKVVATPQVGHRTQDYKDLHAAVIPMLKKILYTDQEVLIFTCSATGVMEGTVRNLCQKKVLCTVNGAFSKRWFKINGMNGIPADKIEVEWGKAVLADQIDAKLKTGEYDVFCMVFNETSTGVRAPVEEVAAVMKKYPDVMFCIDAVSAMAGDKIECDKLGIDVCLAGTQKCWGLPTGVCVTMISNKAMERAKTAKAPGYYVNFVDAKEYNDKHQTPHTPAIPLIFGLKAQCEHILNVEGLDNRWARHIEMAKIVRNWAVKSGFAVFPEKGYESNTLTCITNTKGISIADLNKTLAKQHSCIISNGYGDLKEKTFRIAHMADVTVAEIKELLGWLDEIIPTMPKVA from the coding sequence ATGCACAAGAAACTGTTCATTCCCGGACCTACCGAAGTTCGTCCCGAACTCTTGAAGGTAGTGGCCACCCCGCAGGTCGGCCACCGCACCCAGGACTACAAAGACCTTCATGCGGCCGTGATCCCCATGCTGAAGAAGATCCTCTATACCGACCAGGAAGTCCTGATCTTCACCTGCTCGGCCACCGGAGTCATGGAAGGCACCGTGCGCAATCTCTGTCAGAAGAAGGTGCTGTGCACGGTCAACGGCGCGTTTTCCAAGCGCTGGTTCAAGATCAACGGTATGAACGGCATTCCCGCCGACAAGATCGAGGTCGAGTGGGGCAAGGCCGTGCTGGCCGATCAGATTGACGCCAAGCTCAAGACCGGCGAATACGACGTGTTCTGCATGGTCTTCAACGAGACCTCGACCGGCGTGCGCGCACCCGTCGAGGAAGTGGCCGCGGTCATGAAGAAGTACCCCGACGTGATGTTCTGCATTGACGCGGTCTCAGCCATGGCCGGCGACAAGATCGAGTGCGACAAGCTCGGCATTGACGTCTGCTTGGCCGGAACGCAGAAGTGCTGGGGGCTGCCGACCGGTGTCTGCGTGACCATGATCTCGAACAAGGCCATGGAGCGCGCCAAAACGGCAAAAGCTCCCGGCTACTACGTGAACTTCGTGGACGCGAAGGAGTACAACGACAAGCACCAGACTCCGCACACGCCGGCGATTCCGTTGATCTTCGGACTCAAGGCGCAGTGCGAGCACATCCTGAACGTGGAAGGCCTCGACAATCGCTGGGCGCGGCACATCGAGATGGCCAAGATCGTCCGCAACTGGGCTGTGAAGTCGGGTTTTGCCGTTTTCCCCGAGAAGGGCTACGAATCGAACACGCTGACCTGCATCACCAACACCAAGGGCATCTCCATCGCCGACCTCAACAAGACCCTCGCCAAGCAGCACAGTTGCATCATCTCCAACGGCTACGGCGATCTCAAGGAGAAAACCTTCCGCATCGCGCATATGG
- a CDS encoding YihY/virulence factor BrkB family protein, with the protein MDNPITEVRRGYSYFRLGLRIVWRSVVDFMVDDAWTQAAALAFYTSLSLAPLLILLIHITSFMGGGFEERVLAEVRQLVGPQVADVMDVIVETVRSGESEEVPVVLSIIVALFSGTLAFAHLRNSLNVIWGVPFPKGKEIQSWLMGRVRSLGLMGGITFLILLSLGISTVLGLFVSSGGRLWSTMEWIGSIVAYTLIFAMIYKMLPNIHIRWRDVAFGSLVTVALFMAGNYGISQYLRYSTLGSAYGTAGSLFVMLVWVYYVACLVFFGAEITFVYVHRRSLKLVSPETPSLPESP; encoded by the coding sequence ATGGATAATCCGATCACCGAAGTCCGCCGGGGCTATTCCTATTTTCGGCTCGGGCTGCGCATCGTCTGGCGGTCGGTCGTGGATTTCATGGTGGATGACGCCTGGACTCAGGCGGCCGCGCTGGCGTTCTACACGTCGCTTTCGCTCGCGCCGCTGCTGATCCTCCTCATTCACATCACCTCTTTCATGGGTGGCGGCTTCGAGGAGCGCGTGCTGGCGGAGGTCCGTCAGCTCGTGGGGCCGCAGGTGGCCGACGTGATGGACGTCATCGTCGAGACCGTGCGGTCGGGGGAAAGCGAAGAAGTGCCGGTTGTGCTGAGTATCATCGTGGCGTTGTTTTCGGGGACGCTGGCGTTCGCGCATCTCCGCAATTCGCTGAACGTGATTTGGGGAGTACCGTTTCCCAAGGGAAAGGAGATTCAGAGCTGGCTGATGGGCCGCGTGCGCTCTCTGGGGCTGATGGGCGGGATCACGTTCCTGATTTTGCTCTCGCTCGGGATATCCACCGTTCTGGGACTCTTCGTATCTTCCGGCGGGCGACTGTGGAGCACGATGGAATGGATCGGCTCAATTGTGGCGTATACGCTGATCTTCGCCATGATCTACAAGATGCTGCCCAACATCCACATCCGCTGGCGGGACGTGGCGTTCGGTTCGCTGGTCACGGTTGCGTTGTTCATGGCCGGCAACTACGGAATTTCGCAATATCTTCGCTATTCGACGCTCGGCTCGGCCTACGGGACGGCGGGATCGCTGTTCGTGATGCTGGTGTGGGTATACTACGTGGCCTGCCTCGTCTTTTTCGGAGCCGAGATCACGTTCGTGTACGTCCATCGCCGGAGTCTGAAGCTCGTCTCACCGGAGACTCCGTCCCTGCCCGAATCCCCGTAG
- a CDS encoding PH domain-containing protein — MEIRPSGKLIIKQWLTLLTLSVCLVIVGLLLHLLLPLSPDIEPSEVSSVVWPLTLGCILLMWIIAVPIVILWIKNLSYRIEEDRVTISKGVLTKIQQNIPYRAITDFALNRSLYDRWLGIGAIRIQTAGQGTAGTGYEGQLSGLLDWQSLHTELRSRLKQLHPHTDMALGVENPPVASASDRALLQAILDELRAIRKALEK; from the coding sequence ATGGAAATCCGTCCCAGCGGAAAGCTCATTATCAAGCAGTGGCTCACGCTGCTCACGCTTTCGGTTTGTCTGGTGATTGTCGGTCTCTTGCTGCACCTGCTGCTGCCGCTGTCCCCCGATATCGAGCCGAGTGAGGTCTCAAGTGTAGTGTGGCCGTTGACTCTGGGCTGCATTCTTTTGATGTGGATTATCGCCGTACCGATCGTGATTCTGTGGATCAAGAACCTGTCGTATCGGATCGAGGAGGATCGGGTGACAATCTCCAAGGGAGTCCTCACCAAGATTCAGCAGAACATTCCCTATCGGGCGATCACCGATTTTGCCCTGAACCGTTCGCTGTACGATCGCTGGCTGGGGATCGGGGCGATCCGGATTCAGACCGCCGGACAGGGCACGGCGGGTACTGGCTACGAAGGGCAGCTTTCCGGTCTGCTCGACTGGCAGAGCCTGCACACCGAACTCCGCAGTCGCCTGAAGCAGTTGCATCCTCACACGGACATGGCGCTCGGCGTGGAGAATCCGCCTGTCGCATCCGCCTCTGATCGCGCCCTCCTGCAAGCCATTCTCGACGAACTGCGCGCCATCCGCAAGGCGCTGGAGAAGTAG